The Candidatus Latescibacter sp. genome contains the following window.
ATGTATGTTTTCAGGTTCCATTGTTATCTTTTTAACCGTCCTGTTCTCTGTTCGCCTTTAACAGACCTTTTGATGCATTCAAGTTGAATAAAAGTTTTTTACTTTTGTCGCCCTCGTCTTAATAAGGGGGGATGCCGAAGGACAGGGGGGATTCGTCCTTCAAGTGGACTTGCATTTACCCGATAATATTTTCATAAATATATTTTCGTGAAACGATAAGCATTATAAAGAGTTACAAAAAATTGATTCAAAAATCTTGGGGATGGCCAGAAAAAGGTTTTGTAATGTCACTCCATGTTTATATACTATTTTGTAATGGGGAAATGCCTCTCTTTTACTGATACTTTTGAAAAAAACACCTTTTACCAGGAGGATACTGACATGAACGAACCTGGAAAACGAATGACACTGATTGTTTTTTCCAACGATATGGACAAAGCCATGGCCGCATTTATCCTGGCGACCGGAGCAGCCTCTTCCGGCATGCAGGTGACCATGTATTTCACCTTCTGGGGGCTTTCCCTCCTTCGGAAAACGAATCCCGCTCCTCAAAGCCGTACTCTGGTGGAGAAGATGTTTGGCTGGATGCTCCCCAGGGGAGCCGACGATGCCACGCTTTCGAAGATGAACTTCATGGGAGCGGGAACAATGATGATGAAAGGCATCATGCGCAAAAAGAGTATGCCCCAGCTCGGTGAATTTCTCACCATGGCCTTATCCCTGGGAGTAAAGATTGTGGCCTGCACCACGTCCATGGAGATGATGGGTATCAAGAAAGATGACCTTATTGACGGTCTGGATATCGGGGGCGTCACCACGTATCTTGGTTCGGCGTGCGATTCGGGAATAAATCTGTTTATCTAGGACTGCCATGGATATTCTGGTTTATGGCGCCGGAGCGGTGGGACAGGCGGTCGGAGGCGTGCTGGCCGCCGACGGCCACAGGATTGATTTGATACTCCGCGAGCGATATATACGGGGAATAGAGGACGGCGGACTTTCCATCACCGGGATCTTCGGGGATTACCATGTCCGTGCTGAAAAGCTGGGCCTCTTTGCCTTCCTGGATCCGGTGAGGGATAAAACGTTTGACTACATACTCATTACCACCAAGTCCTACGATACCCTCGCGGCGGTGAAAGAGCTCGAAAAAATCAGGGATCACAGGTTCATCGCGGTTTCCATGCAGAACGGCTGCGGCAACCTCGATGTTATCGCCAAACAGTTCGGGGAAGCGCATTCTCTTGCAGCGCGAGTGATAACCGGTTTTGAAATCGAGCGTCCCGGTCTTGTTAAAATTACTGTTACCGCGGATGCCACCCATATCGGCGGCTGCGTCGAGGGAGAGATACCGGAAACGGCGGTCTTTCTCGCGGAAGCTATAAACAAAGCCGGTTTGCCATGTTCCGCCACCCCGTTCATC
Protein-coding sequences here:
- a CDS encoding DsrE/DsrF/DrsH-like family protein, yielding MNEPGKRMTLIVFSNDMDKAMAAFILATGAASSGMQVTMYFTFWGLSLLRKTNPAPQSRTLVEKMFGWMLPRGADDATLSKMNFMGAGTMMMKGIMRKKSMPQLGEFLTMALSLGVKIVACTTSMEMMGIKKDDLIDGLDIGGVTTYLGSACDSGINLFI
- a CDS encoding 2-dehydropantoate 2-reductase, translated to MDILVYGAGAVGQAVGGVLAADGHRIDLILRERYIRGIEDGGLSITGIFGDYHVRAEKLGLFAFLDPVRDKTFDYILITTKSYDTLAAVKELEKIRDHRFIAVSMQNGCGNLDVIAKQFGEAHSLAARVITGFEIERPGLVKITVTADATHIGGCVEGEIPETAVFLAEAINKAGLPCSATPFINRDLLAKLLYNSALNPLGAAFGVHYGMLGDDPHARSIMNAVIEEVFAVITAAGEKTHWATAKEYEEFFYEKQIPATYHHRSSMLQDLEMGKRTEVDALTGYVSMQGRGCGIPTPVCDTMSEIMRFLERNGGKCTRLP